In one window of Betaproteobacteria bacterium DNA:
- a CDS encoding AAA family ATPase, with protein sequence MRVILLANPKGGSGKTTVATNLAAALAARGERVYLWDLDRQKSALEWLSLRAPALPVIHRLDGRRPDEPRGSADVGWMILDSPAGLHGKNLGHAVKAAEKVIVPVQPSVFDMAATRDFVRSLMEEKAVRKARTCVAIVGVRVDPRTRAAATLRGFLAQYDLPVLAFLRDTQLYPNSAFTGRSIFDLPLSLAEQDVAQWSAVIDWVMARPAPGIGHETV encoded by the coding sequence ATGCGGGTGATCCTCCTCGCCAACCCTAAAGGCGGCAGCGGAAAGACCACCGTTGCAACCAATCTCGCGGCAGCGCTTGCAGCGCGCGGTGAACGGGTCTATCTCTGGGATCTCGACCGGCAGAAGTCTGCGCTCGAATGGCTGTCGCTGCGCGCGCCTGCACTGCCGGTGATTCATCGACTGGACGGTCGTCGTCCGGACGAGCCGCGTGGTTCCGCGGATGTCGGCTGGATGATCCTGGACTCGCCCGCCGGGTTGCACGGCAAGAACCTGGGACATGCGGTCAAGGCGGCCGAAAAGGTGATCGTGCCGGTGCAGCCGTCGGTCTTTGACATGGCGGCGACGAGGGACTTCGTGCGCTCGCTCATGGAGGAGAAGGCGGTGCGCAAGGCTCGCACCTGCGTTGCCATAGTGGGTGTTCGTGTCGACCCGCGTACCCGCGCCGCGGCAACCTTGCGAGGGTTTCTCGCACAGTACGACCTGCCGGTGCTGGCCTTTCTTCGCGATACCCAGCTCTATCCGAACAGCGCGTTCACGGGACGCAGCATCTTCGATCTTCCCTTGTCGCTGGCGGAGCAGGACGTCGCGCAATGGTCCGCCGTGATCGACTGGGTGATGGCCAGGCCAGCGCCAGGGATCGGTCACGAGACGGTGTAA
- the scpB gene encoding SMC-Scp complex subunit ScpB — MHAPLYDVLEIKRVLEVVLLTTQEPLSVADLRKLFEEQLSADTIRRVLDELRSDWDGRGVQLVQVASGWRFQSRSEYQIYLDRLSPQRPPKYSRAVLETLAIIAYRQPATRGDIEDIRGVTVSSGVLKALETRGWIEVVGHREVPGRPALYATTRSFLDDLGLRSLEELPPLEDLGTLVDPGDGGTLPLSGLATSESASHDAGDPPRQP; from the coding sequence ATGCATGCGCCGCTGTATGACGTGCTGGAGATCAAGCGCGTCCTGGAAGTCGTCCTGCTGACGACTCAGGAGCCGCTCTCGGTAGCCGACCTGCGCAAGCTGTTCGAGGAACAGCTCAGTGCGGACACGATTCGCAGGGTGCTCGACGAACTGCGCAGCGACTGGGATGGTCGCGGTGTGCAGCTTGTGCAGGTGGCGAGCGGATGGCGGTTCCAGTCGCGCTCCGAGTATCAGATCTATCTGGACCGACTCAGCCCGCAACGCCCGCCCAAGTACTCGCGCGCCGTCCTGGAGACACTCGCGATCATCGCTTATCGCCAGCCGGCCACCCGGGGTGACATCGAGGACATTCGCGGTGTGACCGTTTCCTCCGGCGTGCTGAAGGCACTGGAAACGCGCGGCTGGATCGAGGTCGTCGGGCATCGCGAGGTACCGGGACGCCCCGCGCTCTATGCGACGACGCGGTCGTTTCTCGACGATCTGGGACTGCGTTCGCTCGAAGAGCTGCCACCGCTGGAGGATCTCGGTACGCTCGTCGACCCGGGTGACGGCGGGACGCTTCCACTGTCGGGACTGGCTACCAGCGAGAGCGCTTCTCACGATGCGGGTGATCCTCCTCGCCAACCCTAA
- a CDS encoding segregation/condensation protein A — MGSVEPMPQGAETIEHGELAPIGRMRGEPILEVPQDLFIPPDALEVFLETFEGPLDLLLYLIRRQNLDVLDIPMAELTKQYMGYVEMMRTHQLELAAEYLLMAALLVEIKSRMLLPKPRHADREEDDPRAALVQRLLAYEQMKLASRALDELPRAGRDFSFVQAHIEQMIVTRLPAVSADDLKAAWLALLGRASVHRHHRVTREQLSVRDHMTRILRRLQDQRFAAFVDLFRREAGVAELVVTFLAVLELARESLIEVQQQAAYAPIYVRLRDACAAV, encoded by the coding sequence ATGGGATCGGTAGAACCCATGCCTCAGGGGGCGGAGACGATCGAGCATGGCGAACTGGCGCCCATCGGGCGGATGCGTGGCGAGCCCATCCTCGAAGTTCCGCAGGACCTCTTCATTCCGCCGGATGCGCTCGAAGTGTTTCTTGAGACGTTCGAGGGGCCGCTCGACCTGCTGCTGTATCTCATTCGTCGTCAGAACCTGGACGTGCTCGACATTCCCATGGCCGAACTCACCAAGCAGTACATGGGCTATGTGGAAATGATGCGCACGCACCAGCTCGAACTGGCCGCGGAGTATCTCCTCATGGCGGCGCTTCTGGTAGAGATCAAGTCGCGCATGCTGCTGCCGAAGCCGAGGCATGCCGACAGGGAAGAGGACGATCCGCGCGCGGCGCTCGTGCAACGGCTGCTGGCGTACGAACAGATGAAGCTCGCCAGCCGTGCGCTCGATGAACTGCCGCGAGCCGGACGCGACTTCTCTTTCGTGCAGGCGCACATCGAGCAGATGATCGTCACGCGACTGCCTGCGGTGTCGGCGGACGATCTCAAGGCGGCCTGGCTCGCGTTGCTCGGGCGGGCGAGCGTTCATCGCCACCATCGCGTCACGCGCGAGCAGCTTTCGGTACGCGATCACATGACGAGGATTCTTCGGCGTTTGCAGGATCAGCGCTTCGCCGCCTTCGTCGATCTTTTCCGGCGGGAGGCCGGCGTCGCCGAGCTGGTCGTGACCTTTCTGGCGGTGCTCGAACTCGCGCGCGAAAGCCTGATCGAGGTACAGCAGCAAGCCGCCTATGCGCCGATTTACGTGAGACTCAGAGATGCATGCGCCGCTGTATGA
- a CDS encoding tryptophan--tRNA ligase: protein MFADRVLSGMRPTGTLHLGHYHGVLKNWVSLQHEYQCLFFVADWHALTTHYDTPGIIEDSVWNMVIDWLAAGVDPAQATLFIQSRVPDHAELHLLLSMITPLSWLERVPSYKDQQEKLGEKDLSTYGFLGYPLLQGADILIYRANLVPVGEDQVPHIEFTREVARRFNHLYGREPGFEEKAELAIKKLGGKRAKLYRELRVRYQQEGDAAALDAAKALLDEAQNVSIGDRERLFGYLEGGGKMILSEPRALLTEASRMPGLDGQKMSKSYNNTITMREDEESVVRKVRTMPTDPARIRRTDPGEPEKCPVWPLHLVYSDTERRTWVQEGCRSASIGCLECKQPVIDAILAEQRPMRARAEYYLQDPTLVRNIIEDGCERARKLAAETMRDVRQAMGVHYD from the coding sequence ATGTTCGCAGACAGGGTGTTATCGGGGATGCGTCCCACGGGAACGCTGCACCTGGGCCACTATCACGGCGTGCTGAAGAACTGGGTGAGCCTGCAGCACGAATACCAGTGTCTGTTCTTCGTTGCGGACTGGCACGCGCTCACCACGCATTACGACACTCCCGGAATCATCGAGGACAGTGTGTGGAACATGGTGATCGACTGGCTGGCCGCAGGAGTCGATCCGGCGCAGGCCACGCTTTTCATTCAGTCGCGCGTGCCGGATCACGCGGAGTTGCACCTCCTGCTGTCCATGATCACGCCCCTGTCGTGGCTGGAGCGTGTGCCTTCGTACAAGGATCAGCAAGAGAAACTAGGTGAGAAGGATCTTTCAACTTACGGATTCCTTGGATATCCACTCTTGCAGGGTGCCGACATCTTGATCTACCGCGCGAACCTCGTGCCGGTCGGCGAGGATCAGGTGCCGCACATCGAGTTCACGCGTGAAGTTGCCCGGCGCTTCAATCATTTGTATGGGCGCGAGCCCGGGTTCGAGGAAAAGGCCGAGCTCGCGATCAAGAAACTCGGCGGGAAGCGAGCCAAGCTCTATCGCGAGCTGCGCGTGCGCTATCAACAGGAGGGCGACGCAGCCGCGCTCGATGCTGCGAAGGCGCTGCTAGATGAGGCGCAGAATGTTTCCATCGGCGATCGGGAGCGGCTTTTCGGGTACCTGGAAGGCGGCGGAAAGATGATCCTGTCGGAGCCGCGGGCTCTCCTCACGGAAGCCTCGCGCATGCCGGGACTCGACGGGCAGAAGATGTCGAAGTCCTACAACAACACGATCACGATGCGCGAGGACGAAGAAAGCGTGGTGCGCAAGGTGCGCACGATGCCGACCGATCCTGCGAGAATTCGCCGCACGGATCCGGGTGAACCCGAGAAGTGCCCGGTCTGGCCGCTGCACCTCGTCTACTCGGACACCGAGCGTCGCACCTGGGTGCAGGAAGGCTGTCGCAGCGCCTCCATCGGCTGCCTGGAGTGCAAGCAGCCGGTGATCGACGCCATTCTTGCGGAGCAGCGGCCGATGCGCGCGCGTGCTGAGTACTACCTGCAGGATCCGACGCTCGTGCGAAACATCATCGAGGACGGTTGTGAACGGGCGCGCAAACTCGCTGCCGAGACCATGCGCGATGTGCGGCAGGCGATGGGTGTTCACTATGACTAA
- a CDS encoding threonylcarbamoyl-AMP synthase, with translation MTQFFSVHPANPQPRLIRQAADLVREGNVIVYPTDSCYALGCRLDDRTAVDRIRAIRALDAKHHFTLVCRDLSEVARYARVDNQQFRLLKSATPGSYTFILEATREVPRRLQHPKRKTIGLRVPDHPVAQALLAALDEAILSTSLVLPGDELPLNDAGEIRERLEGLVDLIIDSGACGLQVTTVVDLTGAAPQVIRAGKGSLAPFGLA, from the coding sequence ATGACCCAATTCTTCAGCGTTCACCCCGCGAACCCGCAACCGCGCCTGATTCGGCAGGCGGCAGATCTGGTGCGCGAAGGTAACGTGATCGTGTACCCGACCGACTCGTGCTATGCGCTGGGTTGTCGGCTCGACGATCGCACGGCGGTCGATCGCATCCGCGCCATTCGCGCACTGGACGCAAAGCATCATTTCACGCTGGTCTGCCGGGATCTGTCCGAGGTCGCGCGCTACGCACGCGTCGATAACCAGCAGTTTCGGCTGCTGAAGAGCGCCACGCCGGGAAGCTACACGTTCATTCTCGAAGCCACGCGAGAAGTGCCGCGACGCCTTCAGCACCCGAAACGCAAGACGATCGGGCTGCGGGTGCCCGACCATCCGGTGGCGCAGGCGTTGCTCGCTGCGCTCGACGAGGCGATTCTCAGCACGAGCCTCGTCCTTCCCGGCGATGAACTGCCGCTGAACGACGCCGGCGAAATTCGCGAGCGCCTGGAAGGATTGGTCGACCTGATCATCGACAGCGGTGCCTGCGGACTGCAGGTGACGACGGTGGTGGACCTGACGGGAGCTGCGCCGCAGGTCATCCGCGCCGGCAAGGGCAGCCTTGCCCCTTTCGGTCTGGCATGA
- a CDS encoding PHP domain-containing protein: protein MPSVDLHAHSSASDGLLSPAALIRRAAENGVGVLALTDHDVTTGTEEAAEMARACGIHFVAGVEISVTWCGKTIHVVGLRVDPRCEALQAGLAAVRGGRGIRAARMAADLSRVGIEGSLEGAARYAGNPDFIGRTHFARYLVERGVSASPRDVFKRYLAEGRPGFVEHQWASLEDAVSWIRAAGGEAVIAHPGRYRVSDQQLAQLIGDFRDLGGSGIEVVAPSHRPDQVLAFARLCRAFGLKASGGSDFHGPGEQRFDLGALPMLPCGVSPIWENWELASGLVAAR, encoded by the coding sequence GTGCCTTCTGTCGATCTTCACGCCCATTCCTCGGCGTCTGATGGGCTCCTGAGCCCTGCTGCCCTGATACGGAGAGCCGCCGAAAATGGCGTGGGCGTGCTCGCGCTCACGGATCACGACGTGACGACGGGAACCGAAGAAGCGGCAGAGATGGCGCGCGCTTGCGGCATCCATTTCGTCGCAGGCGTCGAGATCTCCGTCACGTGGTGCGGGAAGACGATCCACGTCGTCGGCTTGCGCGTCGATCCTCGCTGCGAAGCGTTGCAGGCGGGTCTCGCTGCAGTGCGCGGCGGGCGCGGGATCCGCGCGGCGCGCATGGCGGCGGATCTCTCGCGGGTCGGCATCGAAGGCAGTCTGGAGGGCGCTGCGCGCTACGCCGGCAATCCGGATTTCATCGGTCGCACGCACTTCGCGCGCTATCTCGTCGAGCGTGGCGTCTCCGCGAGCCCACGGGACGTGTTCAAGCGTTACCTGGCGGAGGGGCGCCCCGGTTTCGTCGAGCACCAGTGGGCAAGCCTGGAGGATGCCGTATCGTGGATTCGCGCCGCAGGAGGTGAGGCGGTGATCGCGCACCCGGGACGCTACCGCGTGAGCGACCAGCAACTCGCGCAGTTGATCGGAGACTTTCGGGATCTCGGAGGTTCGGGCATCGAAGTCGTTGCGCCGAGTCACCGTCCGGATCAGGTATTGGCGTTTGCCCGACTCTGCCGCGCGTTCGGCCTCAAGGCCTCGGGTGGATCCGATTTTCATGGTCCGGGCGAACAGCGCTTCGACCTGGGCGCACTTCCGATGCTGCCTTGTGGTGTCTCGCCGATCTGGGAGAACTGGGAATTGGCGTCCGGGTTGGTGGCTGCCCGCTGA
- a CDS encoding isochorismatase family protein — MRPALESAMSPIESHPGDALLVIDVQNDFLPGGCLGVPGGHATVHMLNRYIASFSDRRLPVIATRDWHPQNHCSFEVRGGVWPPHCIAGTQGAAFPSTLRLPCDAIIVSKASTADQEAHSAFEATDLCARLRDLNVRRLFVGGLATEYCVLMTVRDALRLGFRVAVLEDAVCAVDLAAGDGERALETMRRLGAKSVRLEAIAA, encoded by the coding sequence ATGCGTCCAGCCCTCGAGTCCGCAATGAGCCCGATAGAGTCGCATCCCGGTGATGCGCTGCTCGTCATCGACGTCCAGAACGATTTTCTGCCTGGCGGCTGTCTCGGAGTACCCGGCGGTCACGCGACGGTGCACATGCTCAACCGCTACATCGCGAGCTTCTCTGATCGCCGCCTTCCAGTCATCGCCACCCGCGACTGGCACCCGCAGAACCATTGTTCGTTCGAGGTCCGGGGCGGCGTGTGGCCGCCGCACTGTATCGCCGGCACGCAAGGGGCGGCGTTCCCCTCCACGCTGCGGCTGCCCTGTGACGCCATCATAGTCTCGAAGGCCAGTACGGCGGACCAGGAGGCCCATTCCGCCTTCGAGGCCACCGATCTCTGTGCCCGGTTGCGCGACCTCAACGTCCGCAGACTCTTCGTCGGCGGCCTTGCGACGGAATACTGCGTGCTGATGACGGTGCGTGATGCGTTGCGACTGGGCTTCCGTGTCGCGGTGCTCGAAGATGCCGTGTGCGCGGTCGATCTGGCGGCAGGAGATGGTGAACGCGCGCTGGAAACCATGCGACGGCTCGGCGCCAAATCGGTCCGCCTCGAGGCCATCGCCGCGTAG
- a CDS encoding CBS domain-containing protein, producing the protein MSIGEICTREVVVTPSSTNVEAAAELMRHHHVGDLIVVEKRGEERIPVGIVTDRDIVVEVVAAGLDPKSLTVGEIMCQELVTGREEDGILDTLQIMRTRGVRRLPILNADGSLLGIVTVDDLIEVFAEELTDLARVISRGRAREATGRS; encoded by the coding sequence ATGAGCATCGGCGAGATCTGCACGCGTGAAGTGGTGGTGACACCGTCGAGCACTAATGTCGAGGCCGCGGCGGAGTTGATGCGCCACCATCACGTGGGTGATCTCATCGTGGTGGAAAAGCGGGGTGAGGAGCGTATACCGGTCGGCATCGTCACCGATCGGGACATCGTCGTTGAAGTAGTCGCGGCCGGCCTGGATCCGAAGTCGCTCACCGTAGGTGAGATCATGTGTCAGGAGCTGGTCACCGGGCGCGAAGAGGACGGCATCCTGGACACCTTGCAGATCATGCGTACGCGAGGCGTGCGGCGACTGCCGATTCTGAACGCAGACGGCAGTCTGCTCGGCATCGTGACGGTCGACGACCTGATCGAAGTGTTCGCCGAAGAGCTTACCGACCTCGCCCGCGTGATTTCACGCGGACGTGCACGAGAGGCCACGGGTCGCTCCTGA